The Lycium barbarum isolate Lr01 chromosome 9, ASM1917538v2, whole genome shotgun sequence genome has a segment encoding these proteins:
- the LOC132610333 gene encoding uncharacterized protein LOC132610333 isoform X1 yields the protein MKMSNSKSGRDLQSLLQAIKSSVVVENRVELLDELGELDLREKSEVASLIESLQTLWEDFTCLDISQCKLNKTILHVAAKYLPSDISACLGQFIGLGAKAAVWCKKHLQMTLMSTHDSPEEEHSSLFYQLLLDFLGYSASIFAALTRYPIAVDKGLMSIVENFILEELNLTKDCILAVKAIPSFGSDVQKIALEVLDASIRLCKVYSHGINWDSYLNMMKEERKVVDNEEAGSADHVNKIMKFTVEKLCELGILAANDGGNLVSLINLSWKGVVNILQLGKGSLAVKLNVGDIILTLISLANGSLRCAAETWSSPSKEAVSATEARRVFLPVKFYLINAVRIISQYPSEAFHVFKDIILSVIMISTFRIFLIKDELLKFAGDTISEILEPTSFHMLNSFLNSAQVKSEQKFQILNWLFGDDTDLDNVPLGCSSNEASGMSAIFSVSSGTMQGEKVLFIGRVALFVNLLKNSPDLEDDARLGMARNLGWLLCIFTDGDVYSSILVLELPTMSRISQKQESDEPLFHFIINALKTFMIVTSSSQAWCEIESFLLENLFHPHFLCREIVTELWCFISRHAEKVVVDDIIEKFCSLMKYAEAPDFALNPDSPVRKMARFLCVLVTCGPNSMVDKVYNTVVGYNTSRYSSITYLALLMEGFPLNSLSEKLRSEAKQIILTQYFDFLENFGGKLPREGGSAIFGAPVFAVSAALQFSLISISDPEMKTIKFLVAIIHKYRDCSDIKIKDKYRRLLSETLGIISNMKHLYTSNEMDEVILALQNLFISGPALSDGKSFQCKPNLSSFMAGLGHIELEDQEDNAVSSAVWELYHMLLREQHWALVHLTITAFGYFAARTTCNQLWRYVPQDAALSLDLETGKEADEERFMSELKAFLEKETACPKIKPCPNMVYMFAIDGQMLKETFKKIKDVDPKLMVCEPMDVDNEKQPNRKRKFPDRVTKGVELLRDGMKVMGDALSEWQHNQFDSTDMRDKFLTHFSHLEDVVTHLVSLANSG from the exons ATGAAGATGTCAAATTCAAAGTCCGGTAGAGATTTACAAAGCTTGCTTCAAGCTATCAAATCTTCAGTT GTTGTTGAGAATCGTGTTGAATTGCTTGATGAACTTGGTGAGCTAGATTTAAGAGAGAAATCAGAAGTGGCTTCTCTTATAGAATCCTTACAA ACACTCTGGGAAGACTTTACCTGTCTCGACATTTCTCAATGCAAATTGAACAAAACCATTTTGCACGTGGCTGCAAAGTATCTGCCATCAGACATATCTGCATGCCTAGGCCAGTTTATAGGCCTAGGAgccaaa GCTGCTGTATGGTGTAAAAAGCATCTACAGATGACACTCATGTCGACTCACGACTCACCTGAAGAAGAACATAGTAGCCTCTTTTATCAG TTGCTATTGGATTTTCTTGGCTACTCTGCCTCTATTTTCGCAGCTTTGACCAGATACCCCATTGCGGTGGACAAGGGGTTAATGTCTATTGTTGAAAATTTCATCTTGGAGGAATTAAACCTCACAAAGGATTGTATTTTAGCTGTGAAG GCAATTCCCTCATTTGGTTCAGACGTGCAGAAAATTGCATTGGAAGTTCTAGATGCATCGATACGATTATGTAAGGTATATTCCCATGGCATAAACTGGGATTCTTACCTTAATATGATGAAGGAGGAAAGAAAAGTTGTGGATAATGAAGAGGCTGGAAGTGCAGATCATGTTAACAAGATAATGAAATTTACGGTTGAGAAGTTGTGTGAGTTAGGCATCCTTGCAGCTAATGATGGAGGGAATCTTGTGAGCTTAATTAATTTGTCATGGAAAGGTGTAGTTAATATACTTCAGCTTGGCAAGGGATCTTTGGCTGTAAAGTTGAATGTAGGAGACATCATTCTGACTCTTATTTCTCTGGCTAATGGTTCTTTGAGATGTGCGGCTGAGACTTGGTCATCCCCATCGAAAGAAGCAGTTTCTGCAACGGAAGCTAGAAGAGTGTTTCTTCCGGTCAAGTTTTACCTGATTAATGCTGTAAGGATTATCTCTCAGTACCCATCTGAGGCATTTCATGTGTTCAAAGATATAATATTATCTGTCATAATGATCTCAACCTTCAGAATATTCCTTATTAAAGACGAGCTGCTCAAATTTGCCGGTGACACAATTTCAGAAATCCTGGAGCCGACATCCTTTCATATGCTTAACTCTTTCCTTAATTCAGCTCAAGTGAAATCAGAGCAGAAGTTTCAAATTTTGAACTGGTTGTTTGGCGATGATACTGATTTAGATAATGTTCCTCTAGGATGCAGTTCTAATGAAGCTAGTGGAATGAGTGCAATATTTTCTGTGAGTTCTGGCACTATGCAGGGAGAAAAGGTACTGTTTATTGGTCGAGTAGCCTTGTTCGTTAATCTTCTAAAAAACTCACCTGATCTTGAAGATGATGCAAGACTAGGGATGGCTAGAAATCTTGGATGGTTATTGTGCATCTTTACTGATGGTGATGTGTATTCTTCCATTCTTGTCTTGGAACTTCCTACTATGTCTCGTATTAGTCAAAAACAAGAATCTGATGAGCCCCTCTTCCATTTCATTATTAATGCCTTGAAAACCTTCATGATAGTTACCTCTTCGAGTCAAGCTTGGTGTGAAATAGAGTCTTTCCTTCTTGAAAACCTTTTTCATCCTCACTTTCTTTGTCGTGAGATTGTTACTGAACTTTGGTGCTTTATCTCACGTCACGCTGAGAAAGTTGTGGTAGATGACATTATTGAAAAGTTCTGCTCATTAATGAAGTATGCAGAAGCTCCTGACTTTGCACTAAATCCTGACAGTCCAGTCAGAAAAATGGCGAGATTTCTCTGTGTGCTGGTTACATGTGGTCCAAATTCTATGGTAGATAAAGTTTATAATACAGTTGTTGGATATAACACATCACGCTATTCATCAATTACTTACTTAGCCCTGCTTATGGAGGGCTTCCCACTAAATTCACTTTCAGAAAAATTGAGAAGTGAGGCAAAGCAAATAATTTTAACTCAATACTTTGACTTCCTTGAGAATTTTGGTGGTAAACTACCGAGAGAAGGAGGGTCTGCCATTTTTGGTGCTCCAGTTTTTGCTGTTTCTGCCGCTCTGCAGTTTAG CCTAATCAGCATATCAGATCCTGAGATGAAGACTATAAAGTTCCTTGTTGCTATTATTCACAAGTACAGAGATTGTTCAGACATCAAAATAAAGGATAAGTACCGCAGGCTTCTTAGTGAGACACTAGGAATCATTTCTAACATGAAGCATTTGTATACTTCCAATGAGATGGACGAAGTCATTTTGGCCCTTCAGAACCTCTTCATCTCTGGACCAGCGTTATCAGATGGAAAATCATTTCAATGCAAACCAAACTTGTCATCTTTTATGGCTGGCCTTGGTCACATTGAATTGGAAGACCAAGAGGACAATGCAGTGAGTTCAGCTGTATGGGAGCTGTACCACATGTTGCTTAGAGAGCAGCATTGGGCGCTTGTTCACCTCACTATCACAGCCTTTGGATATTTTGCTGCACGCACTACTTGTAATCAGCTCTGGCGATATGTGCCTCAAGATGCAGCTCTTTCGCTTGATCTGGAAACAGGAAAAGAAGCTGACGAGGAGAGATTTATGTCTGAACTGAAAGCATTTCTTGAGAAGGAAACAGCATGTCCAAAGATAAAACCGTGTCCTAACATGGTTTACATGTTTGCTATAGATGGTCAAATGCTGAAAGAGACCTTTAAAAAGATAAAAGATGTTGATCCAAAGCTTATGGTCTGTGAGCCCATGGACGTTGACAATGAAAAGCAacccaatagaaaaagaaaatttccTGATAGAGTTACCAAAGGAGTGGAATTACTGAGAGATGGCATGAAGGTTATGGGTGATGCTCTTTCTGAGTGGCAGCATAACCAATTCGATTCCACTGATATGCGAGACAAGTTCTTGACTCACTTTTCTCACCTGGAAGATGTGGTTACCCACTTGGTGAGCCTAGCTAATAGTGGTTAA
- the LOC132610333 gene encoding uncharacterized protein LOC132610333 isoform X2, with amino-acid sequence MTLMSTHDSPEEEHSSLFYQLLLDFLGYSASIFAALTRYPIAVDKGLMSIVENFILEELNLTKDCILAVKAIPSFGSDVQKIALEVLDASIRLCKVYSHGINWDSYLNMMKEERKVVDNEEAGSADHVNKIMKFTVEKLCELGILAANDGGNLVSLINLSWKGVVNILQLGKGSLAVKLNVGDIILTLISLANGSLRCAAETWSSPSKEAVSATEARRVFLPVKFYLINAVRIISQYPSEAFHVFKDIILSVIMISTFRIFLIKDELLKFAGDTISEILEPTSFHMLNSFLNSAQVKSEQKFQILNWLFGDDTDLDNVPLGCSSNEASGMSAIFSVSSGTMQGEKVLFIGRVALFVNLLKNSPDLEDDARLGMARNLGWLLCIFTDGDVYSSILVLELPTMSRISQKQESDEPLFHFIINALKTFMIVTSSSQAWCEIESFLLENLFHPHFLCREIVTELWCFISRHAEKVVVDDIIEKFCSLMKYAEAPDFALNPDSPVRKMARFLCVLVTCGPNSMVDKVYNTVVGYNTSRYSSITYLALLMEGFPLNSLSEKLRSEAKQIILTQYFDFLENFGGKLPREGGSAIFGAPVFAVSAALQFSLISISDPEMKTIKFLVAIIHKYRDCSDIKIKDKYRRLLSETLGIISNMKHLYTSNEMDEVILALQNLFISGPALSDGKSFQCKPNLSSFMAGLGHIELEDQEDNAVSSAVWELYHMLLREQHWALVHLTITAFGYFAARTTCNQLWRYVPQDAALSLDLETGKEADEERFMSELKAFLEKETACPKIKPCPNMVYMFAIDGQMLKETFKKIKDVDPKLMVCEPMDVDNEKQPNRKRKFPDRVTKGVELLRDGMKVMGDALSEWQHNQFDSTDMRDKFLTHFSHLEDVVTHLVSLANSG; translated from the exons ATGACACTCATGTCGACTCACGACTCACCTGAAGAAGAACATAGTAGCCTCTTTTATCAG TTGCTATTGGATTTTCTTGGCTACTCTGCCTCTATTTTCGCAGCTTTGACCAGATACCCCATTGCGGTGGACAAGGGGTTAATGTCTATTGTTGAAAATTTCATCTTGGAGGAATTAAACCTCACAAAGGATTGTATTTTAGCTGTGAAG GCAATTCCCTCATTTGGTTCAGACGTGCAGAAAATTGCATTGGAAGTTCTAGATGCATCGATACGATTATGTAAGGTATATTCCCATGGCATAAACTGGGATTCTTACCTTAATATGATGAAGGAGGAAAGAAAAGTTGTGGATAATGAAGAGGCTGGAAGTGCAGATCATGTTAACAAGATAATGAAATTTACGGTTGAGAAGTTGTGTGAGTTAGGCATCCTTGCAGCTAATGATGGAGGGAATCTTGTGAGCTTAATTAATTTGTCATGGAAAGGTGTAGTTAATATACTTCAGCTTGGCAAGGGATCTTTGGCTGTAAAGTTGAATGTAGGAGACATCATTCTGACTCTTATTTCTCTGGCTAATGGTTCTTTGAGATGTGCGGCTGAGACTTGGTCATCCCCATCGAAAGAAGCAGTTTCTGCAACGGAAGCTAGAAGAGTGTTTCTTCCGGTCAAGTTTTACCTGATTAATGCTGTAAGGATTATCTCTCAGTACCCATCTGAGGCATTTCATGTGTTCAAAGATATAATATTATCTGTCATAATGATCTCAACCTTCAGAATATTCCTTATTAAAGACGAGCTGCTCAAATTTGCCGGTGACACAATTTCAGAAATCCTGGAGCCGACATCCTTTCATATGCTTAACTCTTTCCTTAATTCAGCTCAAGTGAAATCAGAGCAGAAGTTTCAAATTTTGAACTGGTTGTTTGGCGATGATACTGATTTAGATAATGTTCCTCTAGGATGCAGTTCTAATGAAGCTAGTGGAATGAGTGCAATATTTTCTGTGAGTTCTGGCACTATGCAGGGAGAAAAGGTACTGTTTATTGGTCGAGTAGCCTTGTTCGTTAATCTTCTAAAAAACTCACCTGATCTTGAAGATGATGCAAGACTAGGGATGGCTAGAAATCTTGGATGGTTATTGTGCATCTTTACTGATGGTGATGTGTATTCTTCCATTCTTGTCTTGGAACTTCCTACTATGTCTCGTATTAGTCAAAAACAAGAATCTGATGAGCCCCTCTTCCATTTCATTATTAATGCCTTGAAAACCTTCATGATAGTTACCTCTTCGAGTCAAGCTTGGTGTGAAATAGAGTCTTTCCTTCTTGAAAACCTTTTTCATCCTCACTTTCTTTGTCGTGAGATTGTTACTGAACTTTGGTGCTTTATCTCACGTCACGCTGAGAAAGTTGTGGTAGATGACATTATTGAAAAGTTCTGCTCATTAATGAAGTATGCAGAAGCTCCTGACTTTGCACTAAATCCTGACAGTCCAGTCAGAAAAATGGCGAGATTTCTCTGTGTGCTGGTTACATGTGGTCCAAATTCTATGGTAGATAAAGTTTATAATACAGTTGTTGGATATAACACATCACGCTATTCATCAATTACTTACTTAGCCCTGCTTATGGAGGGCTTCCCACTAAATTCACTTTCAGAAAAATTGAGAAGTGAGGCAAAGCAAATAATTTTAACTCAATACTTTGACTTCCTTGAGAATTTTGGTGGTAAACTACCGAGAGAAGGAGGGTCTGCCATTTTTGGTGCTCCAGTTTTTGCTGTTTCTGCCGCTCTGCAGTTTAG CCTAATCAGCATATCAGATCCTGAGATGAAGACTATAAAGTTCCTTGTTGCTATTATTCACAAGTACAGAGATTGTTCAGACATCAAAATAAAGGATAAGTACCGCAGGCTTCTTAGTGAGACACTAGGAATCATTTCTAACATGAAGCATTTGTATACTTCCAATGAGATGGACGAAGTCATTTTGGCCCTTCAGAACCTCTTCATCTCTGGACCAGCGTTATCAGATGGAAAATCATTTCAATGCAAACCAAACTTGTCATCTTTTATGGCTGGCCTTGGTCACATTGAATTGGAAGACCAAGAGGACAATGCAGTGAGTTCAGCTGTATGGGAGCTGTACCACATGTTGCTTAGAGAGCAGCATTGGGCGCTTGTTCACCTCACTATCACAGCCTTTGGATATTTTGCTGCACGCACTACTTGTAATCAGCTCTGGCGATATGTGCCTCAAGATGCAGCTCTTTCGCTTGATCTGGAAACAGGAAAAGAAGCTGACGAGGAGAGATTTATGTCTGAACTGAAAGCATTTCTTGAGAAGGAAACAGCATGTCCAAAGATAAAACCGTGTCCTAACATGGTTTACATGTTTGCTATAGATGGTCAAATGCTGAAAGAGACCTTTAAAAAGATAAAAGATGTTGATCCAAAGCTTATGGTCTGTGAGCCCATGGACGTTGACAATGAAAAGCAacccaatagaaaaagaaaatttccTGATAGAGTTACCAAAGGAGTGGAATTACTGAGAGATGGCATGAAGGTTATGGGTGATGCTCTTTCTGAGTGGCAGCATAACCAATTCGATTCCACTGATATGCGAGACAAGTTCTTGACTCACTTTTCTCACCTGGAAGATGTGGTTACCCACTTGGTGAGCCTAGCTAATAGTGGTTAA
- the LOC132610333 gene encoding uncharacterized protein LOC132610333 isoform X3, which produces MSIVENFILEELNLTKDCILAVKAIPSFGSDVQKIALEVLDASIRLCKVYSHGINWDSYLNMMKEERKVVDNEEAGSADHVNKIMKFTVEKLCELGILAANDGGNLVSLINLSWKGVVNILQLGKGSLAVKLNVGDIILTLISLANGSLRCAAETWSSPSKEAVSATEARRVFLPVKFYLINAVRIISQYPSEAFHVFKDIILSVIMISTFRIFLIKDELLKFAGDTISEILEPTSFHMLNSFLNSAQVKSEQKFQILNWLFGDDTDLDNVPLGCSSNEASGMSAIFSVSSGTMQGEKVLFIGRVALFVNLLKNSPDLEDDARLGMARNLGWLLCIFTDGDVYSSILVLELPTMSRISQKQESDEPLFHFIINALKTFMIVTSSSQAWCEIESFLLENLFHPHFLCREIVTELWCFISRHAEKVVVDDIIEKFCSLMKYAEAPDFALNPDSPVRKMARFLCVLVTCGPNSMVDKVYNTVVGYNTSRYSSITYLALLMEGFPLNSLSEKLRSEAKQIILTQYFDFLENFGGKLPREGGSAIFGAPVFAVSAALQFSLISISDPEMKTIKFLVAIIHKYRDCSDIKIKDKYRRLLSETLGIISNMKHLYTSNEMDEVILALQNLFISGPALSDGKSFQCKPNLSSFMAGLGHIELEDQEDNAVSSAVWELYHMLLREQHWALVHLTITAFGYFAARTTCNQLWRYVPQDAALSLDLETGKEADEERFMSELKAFLEKETACPKIKPCPNMVYMFAIDGQMLKETFKKIKDVDPKLMVCEPMDVDNEKQPNRKRKFPDRVTKGVELLRDGMKVMGDALSEWQHNQFDSTDMRDKFLTHFSHLEDVVTHLVSLANSG; this is translated from the exons ATGTCTATTGTTGAAAATTTCATCTTGGAGGAATTAAACCTCACAAAGGATTGTATTTTAGCTGTGAAG GCAATTCCCTCATTTGGTTCAGACGTGCAGAAAATTGCATTGGAAGTTCTAGATGCATCGATACGATTATGTAAGGTATATTCCCATGGCATAAACTGGGATTCTTACCTTAATATGATGAAGGAGGAAAGAAAAGTTGTGGATAATGAAGAGGCTGGAAGTGCAGATCATGTTAACAAGATAATGAAATTTACGGTTGAGAAGTTGTGTGAGTTAGGCATCCTTGCAGCTAATGATGGAGGGAATCTTGTGAGCTTAATTAATTTGTCATGGAAAGGTGTAGTTAATATACTTCAGCTTGGCAAGGGATCTTTGGCTGTAAAGTTGAATGTAGGAGACATCATTCTGACTCTTATTTCTCTGGCTAATGGTTCTTTGAGATGTGCGGCTGAGACTTGGTCATCCCCATCGAAAGAAGCAGTTTCTGCAACGGAAGCTAGAAGAGTGTTTCTTCCGGTCAAGTTTTACCTGATTAATGCTGTAAGGATTATCTCTCAGTACCCATCTGAGGCATTTCATGTGTTCAAAGATATAATATTATCTGTCATAATGATCTCAACCTTCAGAATATTCCTTATTAAAGACGAGCTGCTCAAATTTGCCGGTGACACAATTTCAGAAATCCTGGAGCCGACATCCTTTCATATGCTTAACTCTTTCCTTAATTCAGCTCAAGTGAAATCAGAGCAGAAGTTTCAAATTTTGAACTGGTTGTTTGGCGATGATACTGATTTAGATAATGTTCCTCTAGGATGCAGTTCTAATGAAGCTAGTGGAATGAGTGCAATATTTTCTGTGAGTTCTGGCACTATGCAGGGAGAAAAGGTACTGTTTATTGGTCGAGTAGCCTTGTTCGTTAATCTTCTAAAAAACTCACCTGATCTTGAAGATGATGCAAGACTAGGGATGGCTAGAAATCTTGGATGGTTATTGTGCATCTTTACTGATGGTGATGTGTATTCTTCCATTCTTGTCTTGGAACTTCCTACTATGTCTCGTATTAGTCAAAAACAAGAATCTGATGAGCCCCTCTTCCATTTCATTATTAATGCCTTGAAAACCTTCATGATAGTTACCTCTTCGAGTCAAGCTTGGTGTGAAATAGAGTCTTTCCTTCTTGAAAACCTTTTTCATCCTCACTTTCTTTGTCGTGAGATTGTTACTGAACTTTGGTGCTTTATCTCACGTCACGCTGAGAAAGTTGTGGTAGATGACATTATTGAAAAGTTCTGCTCATTAATGAAGTATGCAGAAGCTCCTGACTTTGCACTAAATCCTGACAGTCCAGTCAGAAAAATGGCGAGATTTCTCTGTGTGCTGGTTACATGTGGTCCAAATTCTATGGTAGATAAAGTTTATAATACAGTTGTTGGATATAACACATCACGCTATTCATCAATTACTTACTTAGCCCTGCTTATGGAGGGCTTCCCACTAAATTCACTTTCAGAAAAATTGAGAAGTGAGGCAAAGCAAATAATTTTAACTCAATACTTTGACTTCCTTGAGAATTTTGGTGGTAAACTACCGAGAGAAGGAGGGTCTGCCATTTTTGGTGCTCCAGTTTTTGCTGTTTCTGCCGCTCTGCAGTTTAG CCTAATCAGCATATCAGATCCTGAGATGAAGACTATAAAGTTCCTTGTTGCTATTATTCACAAGTACAGAGATTGTTCAGACATCAAAATAAAGGATAAGTACCGCAGGCTTCTTAGTGAGACACTAGGAATCATTTCTAACATGAAGCATTTGTATACTTCCAATGAGATGGACGAAGTCATTTTGGCCCTTCAGAACCTCTTCATCTCTGGACCAGCGTTATCAGATGGAAAATCATTTCAATGCAAACCAAACTTGTCATCTTTTATGGCTGGCCTTGGTCACATTGAATTGGAAGACCAAGAGGACAATGCAGTGAGTTCAGCTGTATGGGAGCTGTACCACATGTTGCTTAGAGAGCAGCATTGGGCGCTTGTTCACCTCACTATCACAGCCTTTGGATATTTTGCTGCACGCACTACTTGTAATCAGCTCTGGCGATATGTGCCTCAAGATGCAGCTCTTTCGCTTGATCTGGAAACAGGAAAAGAAGCTGACGAGGAGAGATTTATGTCTGAACTGAAAGCATTTCTTGAGAAGGAAACAGCATGTCCAAAGATAAAACCGTGTCCTAACATGGTTTACATGTTTGCTATAGATGGTCAAATGCTGAAAGAGACCTTTAAAAAGATAAAAGATGTTGATCCAAAGCTTATGGTCTGTGAGCCCATGGACGTTGACAATGAAAAGCAacccaatagaaaaagaaaatttccTGATAGAGTTACCAAAGGAGTGGAATTACTGAGAGATGGCATGAAGGTTATGGGTGATGCTCTTTCTGAGTGGCAGCATAACCAATTCGATTCCACTGATATGCGAGACAAGTTCTTGACTCACTTTTCTCACCTGGAAGATGTGGTTACCCACTTGGTGAGCCTAGCTAATAGTGGTTAA